In a genomic window of Wyeomyia smithii strain HCP4-BCI-WySm-NY-G18 chromosome 1, ASM2978416v1, whole genome shotgun sequence:
- the LOC129716747 gene encoding patj homolog translates to MVLSTEWSQVEIIDLINDGNGLGFMLVGGRSTGVVIKALIPGSVAERDGRLQSGDHVLQIGDVNLRGFSSEQVATVLRQTGQQVRLIVARPVEPTSPDYQALASHAPIIPTKMLTDPEELDRTLLQTAGYTSGAFLQSPVEESEELCPTHIEVVAVNNTINIDTNSLALISPSSISIPQVLSQPLLSIAQQQQLPPPPLPPPDPLDYIDLPETPETETYDVELRKNVYGLGITVAGYVCEEEDLSGIFVKSIIEGSAAEMSGKIQINDRIVAVDGKSLSGVTNHQAVEILRNTDIAVRLSLERFLRGRKYEHLQVALIDTNSANAQTPTNTPMSQFSSHRCSMVQSPSVTTLSICLAKSDADSMVTECGECGIEPEMESATTYDSNVFLLENGDCSENGLYENGTVIAAMAASAAATPKRENMDLVLDMQGETLRSASQFATPVVEVNPVIEMWQRQLPGSQVIFADIHKLSGLGISLEGTVEVEGGVEVRPHHYIRSILEDGPVGRDGTLKPGDELLQVNEHRLQGLKHIEVVKILKELPAKVRVICARGSTAPTVINTSQNAEAFEARSLLAGGLQSLQSLQGILTKAQSESSLYTSSTATLTDQQRSKSVEQVSGLALWTNEVIYCDIEKTERGFGFSILDYQDPLDTEGTVIVVRGLIPGGSAEATNFIFPGDRLVSVNEHSLQGATLDLAVSILKGIPLGTARIGLCRPLSTSDNNLSSTPETPTT, encoded by the coding sequence ATGGTCTTAAGCACTGAGTGGTCCCAGGTGGAAATTATTGATCTAATTAACGACGGCAATGGGCTCGGATTTATGTTGGTCGGAGGCCGAAGTACTGGAGTGGTAATAAAAGCACTTATACCAGGGTCGGTGGCGGAGCGGGACGGTCGACTGCAGAGCGGCGACCATGTGCTCCAGATTGGTGATGTTAACTTGCGGGGCTTCAGCTCCGAACAGGTGGCTACCGTGTTGCGCCAAACTGGTCAACAGGTGCGATTGATAGTGGCTCGTCCGGTGGAACCAACCTCACCGGACTATCAGGCTCTGGCTAGCCATGCGCCCATTATCCCCACCAAGATGCTAACCGATCCGGAGGAGTTGGATCGAACCTTGCTGCAAACGGCAGGCTACACGTCGGGAGCTTTTCTTCAATCGCCGGTCGAAGAATCTGAAGAGCTCTGTCCTACCCACATCGAAGTGGTTGCGGTGAACAATACAATAAATATCGATACTAACAGTCTAGCCTTAATATCCCCTTCCTCGATTTCGATTCCACAAGTGCTTAGTCAGCCTCTACTTAGTATTGCTCAACAGCAGCAGCTCCCACCACCACCATTACCACCACCAGATCCACTGGATTATATCGACTTACCGGAAACGCCTGAAACAGAAACGTACGACGTGGAGCTAAGAAAAAACGTTTACGGGTTGGGAATAACGGTGGCCGGTTACGTGTGTGAGGAGGAAGATCTTTCCGGGATTTTCGTCAAAAGTATTATCGAAGGTAGTGCGGCTGAAATGAGCGGAAAGATCCAAATTAACGATCGTATAGTGGCAGTGGATGGTAAATCACTAAGTGGTGTAACCAACCACCAAGCGGTAGAGATACTGAGGAACACAGATATTGCCGTCAGGTTATCCCTAGAGCGATTCCTCAGAGGCAGAAAGTATGAACACCTGCAGGTGGCGTTGATCGATACGAACTCAGCAAATGCACAAACTCCAACTAATACGCCGATGTCGCAATTCAGTTCCCACAGATGTTCGATGGTCCAATCACCTTCTGTTACAACGCTTTCGATTTGTTTAGCCAAATCAGATGCGGATTCCATGGTAACGGAATGTGGAGAGTGTGGTATCGAGCCGGAGATGGAATCAGCAACTACGTACGATTCGAATgtgtttttgttagaaaatggTGATTGCAGTGAGAATGGATTGTACGAAAACGGAACGGTGATTGCTGCAATGGCAGCATCGGCGGCCGCTACTCCGAAGAGAGAAAATATGGATCTGGTGCTAGATATGCAAGGAGAAACTCTGCGGAGTGCGTCGCAGTTTGCAACTCCGGTCGTAGAAGTGAATCCAGTGATCGAAATGTGGCAGAGACAGCTTCCGGGCAGTCAAGTGATATTTGCTGATATTCACAAACTTTCCGGTTTGGGCATTAGCTTGGAGGGCACGGTTGAAGTGGAGGGTGGGGTCGAGGTTCGTCCTCATCATTACATCCGATCAATTCTTGAAGACGGCCCAGTCGGTCGGGACGGTACCCTGAAGCCAGGCGATGAGTTGCTGCAAGTTAACGAGCACCGTCTGCAAGGCTTGAAACATATCGAGGTAGTGAAGATTTTGAAGGAGCTTCCGGCAAAAGTGAGAGTAATTTGTGCCCGTGGCTCTACTGCTCCAACTGTGATTAATACTTCTCAAAATGCGGAAGCCTTCGAGGCGCGTAGTCTTCTGGCAGGCGGTCTACAAAGCTTGCAGAGTTTGCAAGGTATCCTGACAAAGGCTCAATCGGAGAGTTCGCTGTACACATCCAGTACGGCAACCCTTACTGACCAGCAGCGTTCCAAATCCGTGGAGCAGGTGTCTGGTCTAGCGTTATGGACCAATGAGGTAATCTACTGTGATATCGAGAAGACGGAGCGTGGTTTTGGGTTCTCGATATTGGACTACCAGGACCCACTGGATACGGAGGGAACGGTGATAGTTGTCCGTGGGCTGATACCTGGTGGCTCAGCCGAAGCTACCAATTTCATCTTTCCCGGCGACCGGCTGGTGTCGGTGAACGAACACAGCCTGCAGGGAGCTACGCTTGATCTGGCGGTGAGTATACTGAAAGGTATTCCCCTGGGGACTGCTCGCATCGGACTCTGCCGACCGTTGTCGACGTCAGATAACAACCTGTCATCCACACCGGAAACACCGACCACATAA